One segment of Cryptococcus neoformans var. grubii H99 chromosome 2, complete sequence DNA contains the following:
- a CDS encoding pantetheine-phosphate adenylyltransferase, with the protein MTSKIDLQDHTILVLPFTPSLLRDPSPLYSPILDVLPRSSKKSFTVFFSTPAGSISSEQSAIQSISGVGSNQEQLYSLLRRTPQESFKALQSFLGHIYTALWTAQWKCGNVLLDVEVHFEGESGKLGDKLLRGKDDEEEYQLIKVEGVQETDLVASLDQIIPSPFTLLSLPYASLSSHQSEPYILLDEGRTPGFPVVALGGTFDRLHAAHKLLLHLGYFLAREKLIVGVMADDLLHTKAHADLVQPLNQRLDGVNAFLGRLGDGSIKLNVVEIHDALGPTRSDPNVQALVVSHETLSGGKYVNSTRKEGGLQELELFVVDVIAENGDMNLKKEMDESRLKKMKMGSTGVRNWIAERGTGEQDR; encoded by the exons ATGACCAGCAAAATAGATCTTCAAGACCACACCATTCTCGTTCTCCCGTTCACCCCTTCTTTGCTTCGGGATCCCTCGCCCCTCTACTCGCCCATCCTCGACGTCCTTCCGCGCTCTTCAAAGAAATCATTTactgtcttcttctcgacaCCCGCTGgttccatttcctccgAGCAGTCAGCTATACAGTCTATCTCAGGTGTAGGATCCAATCAAGAACAGCTTTACAGCTTATTGAGAAGGACGCCGCAAGAATCTTTCAAAGCCCTGCAAAGTTTTTTGGGCCATATATACACGGCACTTTGGACAGCACAATGGAAATGTGGGAACGTACTGTTGGACGTGGAGGTGCATTTTGAGGGAGAAAGCGGGAAGCTAGGTGATAAGCTGTTGAGAGgtaaagatgatgaggaagaataCCAACTGATAAAAGTGGAAGGAG TGCAAGAGACCGACCTTGTTGCTTCATTAGACCAAATAatcccttctccatttACCTTACTATCATTACCTTAcgcctctctttcctcacaCCAGTCCGAGCCTTATATACTTTTAGACGAAGGACGGACCCCTGGTTTTCCAGTCGTTGCTTTGGGAGGCACTTTCGACCGCTTACATGCCGCCCATAAGCTCCTGCTCCATCTCGGCTACTTTTTGGCTAGAGAGAAGCTTATTGTGGGAGTGATGGCAGACGATTTGTTACACACCAAGGCTCATGCCGATCTCGTCCAGCCATTAAACCAACGGTTAGATGGTGTCAACGCCTTCCTTGGCCGTTTGGGTGATGGCAGTATAAAACTGAATGTCGTAGAGATCCACGATGCTCTCGGACCTACCAGATCTGATCCGAATGTTCAAGCACTCGTCGTATCACATGAGACTCTGTCAGGCGGTAAGTATGTCAATTCGACGCGCAAAGAAGGTGGTTTGCAAGAGCTCGAGTTGTTTGTGGTAGATGTTATTGCAGAAAATGGGGATATGAATttgaagaaagaaatggACGAAAGcaggttgaagaagatgaagatggggaGTACTGGGGTGAGAAACTGGATTGCGGAAAGGGGGACGGGTGAACAAGACAGATAA
- a CDS encoding large subunit ribosomal protein L10-like — protein MGRRPARCYRYCKNKPYPKSRYNRGVPDPKIRIYDLGRKKASVDDFPFCCHLVSDEYEQLSSEALEAARICANKYIVKNAGKEAFHMRVRVHPFHVIRINKMLSCAGADRLQQGMRGAWGKPYGSVARVNIGQVIMSIRCRDNNRAVIIEALRRARYKFPGRQKIIVSKKWGFTPLDRAEYEALKANKQVINDGAYVQFLKPKGPLLQNLRTAERA, from the exons ATGGGTCGTCGTCCCGCTCGTTGCTACCGATACTGCAAGAACAAGCC TTACCCCAAGTCGAGGTACAACCGTGGTGTCCCCGACCCCAAGATCAGGATCTACGATCTTGGTCGAAAGAAGGCTTCTGTCGATGACTTCCCCTTCTGTTGCCACCTTGTTTCCGACGAGTACGAGCAACTTTCCTCCGAAGCTCTCGAAGCCGCCCGTATCTGTGCCAACAAGTACATTGTCAAGAACGCCGGTAAGGAGGCCTTCCACATGCGTGTCAGGGTCCACCCCTTCCACGTTATCAGGATCAACAAGATGTTGTCCTGTGCCGGTGCGGATAGGTTGCAACAGGGTATGCGAGGTGCTTGGGGTAAGCCTTACGGCTCCGTCGCCCGTGTCAACAT CGGTCAGGTCATCATGTCCATCCGATGCCGAGACAACAACAGGGCCGTCATCATTGAGGCTCTCCGACGTGCTCGATACAAGTTCCCCGGACGACAGAAGATCATCGTCTCCAAGAAGTGGGGTTTCACTCCTCTCGACCGTGCCGAATACGAGGCCCTCAAGGCCAACAAGCAGGTCATCAACGACGGTGCCTACGTTCAG TTCCTCAAGCCCAAGGGCCCTCTCCTCCAGAACCTCAGGACTGCGGAGCGTGCTTAA
- a CDS encoding staphylococcal nuclease domain-containing protein 1: MTTRAIVKYVMSGDTVVVRAKEAPEKGKVPKERILHIAGIQAPRLGSMTREDETHAFSAREYLCSLLLGKEVAFTITHTIESSTGPNREFVSLCIAPAGPGLPPQDVASLIVAQGWAKMRDGVGEGDEAVRRLGAEEAKKRENLRVIEAQAKSEGKGIWDEQPENQRTVAFQMPTDPQAFITDHKDEEIDAIVEQVRDGTQLRVRLLLDEHNHQFINLVLAGAKSPRSGNPRGDGEASNAEPWGDEAKYFTEVRMLQRHIKVRLLSAPASLGASPLQQTQSSKGSGTGLPGANGLPAPSTGSTVIIGTAIHPKGNIAEFLLAAGLAKVVDWHVGLLAPYGGLDKLRAAEKAAKDKKQGIWENYQPQRATATNGAASATPIAAATTKGTDFEASVVRIWGSDQVSVVEKGEGGKERRVQLSSVRGPKGVDAKQTYWANEAKEFLRKRLIGKNVNVHVDYVKPKEGDFEERECVTIRYGNQNNNIAEQLIEKGLATVLRHRRDDEDRSLELDKLIVAEQTAQTEGRGVHSTKDVSMPRIVDASERASMASSYLPQWKRQGKHSAVVDFVSAGSRFKLYMPKEHTKVTFVLAGIRAPRTARNASEKPEPFGAESLKFASKYLQRDVEIAFDSTDRSGGFIGTMYASGGVNVAVELAREGLAFVHERSAELLPFGKELLAAEEQAKKEKKNIWSLVQEEETSTTAAVDESSALPVDYKDVYISSVKESEPFTFSVQILEKDSVAALEKLMSDFSLHHRQASAATSSFTPKAGDLVSAKFSKDDRWYRARVKRASAIKKEAQVYLIDYGDEDTVPFSKIRPLDEKFKSLPGQAKEARLSFVKLVPRSSEYGPEAYRRFEYLTEGLKLIANIDQREGNLLHLRLIDPADPNIKEDPLACLNADLVREGLATIDKSCKYLSSYPQIIRKLQDAGEGAKADRLGIFEFGDVSED, encoded by the exons ATGACAACCAGAGCC ATTGTTAAAT ATGTCATGTCAGGCGACACCGTCGTCGTCCGCGCAAAAGAGGCGCCTGAAAAGGGCAAAGTCCCTAAGGAGCG TATCCTCCACATAGCTGGTATTCAGGCCCCTAGACTTGGGTCCATGACCCGTGAAGATGAG ACCCACGCCTTTTCAGCCAGAGAGTACCTctgttctcttcttctagGAAAAGAAGTGGCTTTCACAATTACCCATACCATTGAATCCTCAACCGGACCA AACCGCGAGTTTGTGTCTCTCTGTATTGCTCCCGCTGGACCAGGATTGCCTCCACAAGACGTTGCTTCGTTGATCGTGGCCCAGGGATGGGCTAAAATGAGAGATGGCGTCGGAGAAGGTGACGAGGCTGTCCGCCGACTTGGTGCCgaagaagcaaagaaaCGAGAGAACCTTCGAGTCATTGAGGCACAAGCCAAGTcagaaggcaaaggaatCTGGGACGAACAGCCCGAAAACCAGCGCACTGTAGCATTTCAAATGCCTACTGACCCTCAAGCTTTCATTACCGATCacaaggatgaagagattgaTG CCATCGTCGAGCAGGTCCGCGACGGTACTCAACTCCGTGTCCGACTTCTTCTCGACGAGCACAACCATCAGTTCATCAACCTCGTCCTTGCTGGCGCCAAATCTCCACGATCCGGAAACCCTCgtggtgatggtgaggCCTCCAACGCCGAACCATGGGGAGACGAAGCCAAGTACTTTACCGAAGTTCGTATGCTTCAACGACACATCAAGGTCCGACTTCTTTCTGCCCCCGCGTCGCTTGGCGCCTCCCCACTTCAGCAAACCCAGTCCAGTAAGGGTTCAGGTACCGGATTGCCCGGCGCCAACGGTCTCCCTGCTCCTTCAACTGGCTCCACTGTGATCATTGGTACCGCTATCCACCCCAAGGGTAACATTGCCGAGTTCCTCCTTGCCGCTGGTCTCGCCAAGGTAGTTGACTGGCATGTCGGACTCCTCGCACCTTACGGTGGTCTTGACAAGCTTCGTGCCGCCGAGAAAGCCGCCAAGGATAAAAAACAAGGTATCTGGGAAAATTACCAGCCTCAGCGAGCTACTGCCACCAACGGTGCGGCGTCTGCAACCCCCATTGCTGCCGCGACTACCAAAGGTACTGACTTTGAGGCCAGCGTCGTTAGGATTTGGGGTTCAGATCAAGTGAGCGTCGTTGAAAAGGGCGAagggggaaaggaaagaagagtcCAACTGTCCTCCGTCAGAGGTCCCAA GGGCGTAGATGCCAAGCAAACCTATTGGGCCAATGAAGCCAAGGA ATTCTTGCGAAAGCGGCTGATCGGAAAAAATGTCAATGTTCACGTCGACTACGTCAAGcccaaggaaggagattttgaagaaCGAGAATGCGTAACCATCCGTTATGGCAACCAGAACAA CAACATTGCCGAGCAACTGATCGAGAAGGGTCTTGCAACAGTTCTTCGACACAGAcgtgatgatgaggacCGTTCGCTCGAACTCGACAAGCTCATCGTTGCCGAACAAACAGCTCAAACCGAAGGCCGCGGTGTTCACTCTACCAAAGATGTTTCTATGCCACGTATCGTCGACGCTTCTGAAAGGGCTAGCATGGCGTCCAGCTATCTGCCTCAATGGAAGAGACAAGGAAAGCACAGTGCTGTT GTCGATTTCGTCAGTGCTGGATCCAGGTTCAAGCTTTACATGCCCAAGGAGCACACCAAGGTCACTTTTGTCCTCGCTG GTATCCGTGCTCCTCGAACAGCTAGAAACGCTTCTGAAAAGCCTGAACCTTTTGGAGCCGAGTCCCTCAAATTTGCTTCTAAATACTTGCAGCGTGATGTTGAGATTG CGTTCGACTCTACTGACCGGTCGGGGGGTTTCATCGGTACAATGTATGCTTCTGGAGGTGTAAATGTCGCCGTGGAGCTCGCGCGGGAAGG CCTCGCTTTTGTTCATGAACGATCTGCTGAGCTTTTGCCCTTTGGAAAAGAGTTGCTGGCTGCTGAGGAGCaagcgaagaaagagaagaagaat ATCTGGTCTTTAGtacaggaagaggagactTCTACCACTGCCGCTGTCGACGAATCTTCTGCTCTTCCGGTGGATTACAAGGATGTCTATATCTCTTCTGTGAAGGAATCTGAGCCATTCACTTTCTCAGTGCAGATTCTTGAGAAGGACA GTGTTGCCGCCCTGGAAAAGCTCATGTCTGACTtttctctccaccaccgtCAAGCCTCAGCTGccacatcctctttcactcCCAAAGCTGGCGATCTTGTCTCGGCCAAATTTAGCAAGGACGACCGGTGGTACCGAGCGCGAGTCAAAAGGGCCAGTGcgatcaagaaggaagccCAGGTGTACTTGATCGATTACGGAGATGAAGACACTGTGCCTTTCTCCAAGATAAGGCCTTTAGATGAAAAGTTCAAGAGTCTTCCGGGTCAGGCCAAGGAAGCCCGTCTTAG TTTTGTCAAGCTTGTGCCTCGCTCAAGCGAGTATGGGCCCGAAGCTTACAGACGATTTGAATACCTTACCGAAGGTCTCAAGCTTATTGCAAACATTGACCAGCGCGAGGGTAATCTGTTGCATCTCAGGCTCATCGACCCCGCCGACCCCAACATCAAGGAGGACCCCTTGGCGTGCTTGAATGCTGACCTGGTGAGAGAAGGTCTGGCCACTATTGACAAGTCTTGCAAGTACTTGAGCTCCTATCCTCAAATCATCAGGAAGCTTCAGGATGCGGGAGAGGGAGCCAAAGCAGACAGGCTCGGTATCTTTGA ATTTGGCGACGTTAGCGAAGATTAA
- a CDS encoding glutamine amidotransferase: MCRLLVYKGTEPIQISHLVTRPRHSIINQAFESKLRMPSSRPLNADGFGIGWYDPLPAIPASAAPRPATSPVPSSTPCTCHNVVTAQASHSQAYDVQGNYPVDADGHMDENTLEVMKEREVERELENERPCLFKSISPAWSNANLTRLAEKIRSSLVFAHVRASTMSGAPSEDNCHPWMFDKLMWMHNGEINDFPKIKRALQQSLPEELFLYPSGYTDSEWAFMVFLSKLKNPHARSFTHVELRDAMMETIHCINKLCKEAGCTGPSLMNFVVTDGCTVVATRYISSRTSEASSLFFSSGTSFDEYQGSGRGLYRMTKADKRENIIMIASEPLTFERSDWMEVKTNTMMVITPKMNLLQIPIIDEYWVPPQDPASLTRSRDFAIKRGYGLGFASEEAAKHEIAATT, encoded by the exons ATGTGCCGTTTG CTTGTTTACAAAGGCACGGAGCCCATACAAATATCCCACCTCGTTACCCGCCCTAGACATAGTATCATCAACCAGGCTTTCGAGTCCAAGCTGCGTATGCCCAGCAGTCGTCCGCTCAAC GCGGACGGCTTCGGTATAGGGTGGTACGATCCCCTCCCCGCAATCCCTGCTTCTGCCGCACCTCGCCCCGCTACTTCTCCTGTACCCTCTTCAACACCATGTACCTGTCACAACGTTGTCACCGCTCAAGCTTCGCACTCACAAGCGTACGATGTCCAGGGAAACTATCCGGTGGATGCCGACGGGCATATGGATGAGAACACTTTGGAAGTGATGAAAGAGCGAGAAGTTGAGAGGGAGTTGGAAAATGAGAGGCCATGCTTGTTCAAGTCTATATCGCCG GCATGGAGTAATGCCAATCTCACCCGTCTTGCTGAGAAGATTCGCTCATCCCTGGTATT TGCTCACGTCCGAGCCTCCACCATGTCTGGTGCCCCAAGCGAAGACAATTGCCATCCATGGATGTTTGATAAACTAATGTGGATGCACAATGGCGAGATCAACGATTTCCCGAAAATCAAGCGGGCGTTGCAACAAAGTCTACCTGAAGAACTGTTCTTGTACCCTTCAGGATATACCG ACTCCGAATGGGCGTTCATGGTGTTCCTCTCCAAA CTAAAAAACCCCCACGCTCGATCATTCACCCATGTCGAATTACGAGACGCCATGATGGAGACCATTCACTGCATCAACAAGTTATGCAAGGAAGCTGGTTGT ACCGGCCCGTCATTGATGAACTTTGTCGTCACTGACGGCTGTACCGTCGTTGCGACGCGCTACATCTCCTCCCGAACGTCCGAAGCCTCCTCCCtattcttctcctccggCACGTCGTTCGACGAGTATCAAGGTTCTGGAAGAGGCCTTTATAGGATGACAAAGGCGGACAAGCGGGAGAACATCATTATGATCGCGAGCGAGCCATTGACGTTTGAAAGGAGCGATTGGATGGAGGTGAAGACGAACACCATGATGGTCATTACCCCAAAA atgaacCTGCTTCAGATCCCCATCATTGATGAATACTGGGTCCCTCCTCAAGACCCAGCCAGTCTCACTCGCTCGCGCGATTTCGCTATAAAGCGCGGTTATGGTCTCGGTTTCGCATCCGAGGAAGCGGCCAAGCACGAAATTGCTGCTACCACATGA
- a CDS encoding large subunit ribosomal protein L27Ae translates to MPTRFSNTRKHRGHVSAGHGRIGKHRKHPGGRGLAGGQHHHRTNFDKYHPGYFGKVGMRHYHLLKNHYYRPTINLDKLISLPEAKVDAPEGNVPVIDLVHLGKFKLLGKGRINKPFIVKTRFVSKLAEEKIKEAGGVVKLVA, encoded by the exons ATGCCGACCCGATTCAGCAACACCCGAAAGCACCGAGGTCACGTCTCTGCCGGTCACGGTCGTATCGGCAAGCACAGGAAGCACCCCGGTGGTCGTGGTTTGGCTGGTGGTCAGCACCACCACAGGACCAACTTCGACAAG TACCACCCTGGTTACTTCGGTAAGGTCGGTATGCGTCACTaccatctcctcaagaACCACTACTACCGACCCACCATCAACCTCGACAAG ctcatctctcttcctgaAGCCAAGGTTGACGCTCCCGAGGGTAACGTTCCCGTTATTGACCTCGTCCACCTCGGCAAGTTCAAGCTT TTGGGCAAGGGCCGAATCAACAAGCCTTTCATCGTCAAGACTCGATTCGTTTCCAAGTTggccgaggagaagatcaaggaggcTGGTGGTGTCGTCAAGCTCGTCGCTTAA